A window from Parus major isolate Abel chromosome 27, Parus_major1.1, whole genome shotgun sequence encodes these proteins:
- the GOSR2 gene encoding Golgi SNAP receptor complex member 2 isoform X3: protein MQVHEVQSYMGRLETSDKESVHLVENEIQARIDNIFSNLERLEILSSKEPPNKRQNAKLRVDQLKYDVQHLQTALRNFQHRRYLREQQERQREELLARTFTTNGTHKKILDVANMLGLSNTVMRLIEKRAFQDKFLMLGGMAVTCLIMFLVVQYLT from the exons AT GCAGGTCCATGAGGTCCAGTCTTACATGGGGCGCCTGGAGACTTCAGACAAAGAGTCAGTGCACT tGGTAGAAAATGAGATTCAGGCAAGAATAGACAACATATTCAGCAACTTGGAACGTCTGGAAATCCTGTCCAGCAAAGAACCTCCCAACAAGAGGCAGAATGCCAAACT GCGAGTGGACCAGCTGAAATACGACGTTCAGCACCTGCAGACAGCCCTGAGGAACTTCCAGCACCGCCGGTACCTGCGGGAGCAGCAGGAGCGGCAGCgcgaggagctgctggcccGCACCTTCACCACCAAC GGCACTCACAAGAAGATCCTGGACGTTGCCAACATGCTGGGCCTGTCCAACACGGTGATGCGGCTGATCGAGAAGCGCGCCTTCCAGGACAAGTTCCTCATGCTGGGGGGGATGGCCGTGACCTGCCTCATCATGTTCCTCGTTGTGCAGTACCTGACATGA
- the GOSR2 gene encoding Golgi SNAP receptor complex member 2 isoform X2 — MGRLETSDKESVHLVENEIQARIDNIFSNLERLEILSSKEPPNKRQNAKLRVDQLKYDVQHLQTALRNFQHRRYLREQQERQREELLARTFTTNDSDTTIPIDETLQFNESLQSAHRGMDDLIGSGTNILQGLREQRVTLKGTHKKILDVANMLGLSNTVMRLIEKRAFQDKFLMLGGMAVTCLIMFLVVQYLT, encoded by the exons ATGGGGCGCCTGGAGACTTCAGACAAAGAGTCAGTGCACT tGGTAGAAAATGAGATTCAGGCAAGAATAGACAACATATTCAGCAACTTGGAACGTCTGGAAATCCTGTCCAGCAAAGAACCTCCCAACAAGAGGCAGAATGCCAAACT GCGAGTGGACCAGCTGAAATACGACGTTCAGCACCTGCAGACAGCCCTGAGGAACTTCCAGCACCGCCGGTACCTGCGGGAGCAGCAGGAGCGGCAGCgcgaggagctgctggcccGCACCTTCACCACCAAC GACTCTGACACCACCATCCCGATCGACGAAACCTTGCAGTTTAATGAATCCCTGCAGAGTGCCCACCGAGGCATGGATGATCTTATTGGCAGTGGCACCAACAtcctgcaggggctgagggAACAGAGAGTCACATTAAAG GGCACTCACAAGAAGATCCTGGACGTTGCCAACATGCTGGGCCTGTCCAACACGGTGATGCGGCTGATCGAGAAGCGCGCCTTCCAGGACAAGTTCCTCATGCTGGGGGGGATGGCCGTGACCTGCCTCATCATGTTCCTCGTTGTGCAGTACCTGACATGA
- the GTSF1 gene encoding gametocyte-specific factor 1: MELEEEELDVLDPERLIQCPLVKHHWIRARRFPYHLVKCKESNPEIAKKLATCPFNARHLVPQANLSDHIIKCNDKAFMEQDVVSRSCKPPQEQLNNGSTWQAPPCDEDWETELLEGSESTFVWGVINSTINSTISDQNNSLPSRMRPPDTLPYTVSAGLIRSISSSPWSLVLPQQ; this comes from the exons ATGGAGCTTGAGGAGGAGGAATTGG ATGTGTTGGATCCAGAGAGGTTAATCCAGTGCCCGTTGGTTAAACACCATTGGATCAGAGCACGCCGATTTCCTTATCACCTGGTGAAGTGTAAGGAG AGCAACCCTGAAATTGCAAAGAAATTGGCCACATGCCCCTTCAATGCTCGTCACCTGGTTCCTCAGGCCAACCTCAGTGACCACATCATAAAGTGCAACGACAAAGCCTTCATGGAGCAAGATGTGG TGAGCCGGTCGTGTAAGCccccacaggagcagctgaatAATGGGAGCACATGGCAGGCACCTCCATGTGATGAAGACTGGGAAACAG AGTTGCTGGAGGGATCTGAGTCTACTTTTGTGTGGGGTGTGATCAACTCTACCATAAACAG CACCATCAGTGACCAGAACAACTCCTTGCCCTCACGGATGCGGCCCCCTGACACCCTCCCGTACACcgtgtctgcagggct AATTCGGAGTATTAGCTCCTCCCCCTGGAGCTTGGTTTTGCCCCAGCAGTAA
- the GOSR2 gene encoding Golgi SNAP receptor complex member 2 isoform X4: MGRLETSDKESVHLVENEIQARIDNIFSNLERLEILSSKEPPNKRQNAKLRVDQLKYDVQHLQTALRNFQHRRYLREQQERQREELLARTFTTNGTHKKILDVANMLGLSNTVMRLIEKRAFQDKFLMLGGMAVTCLIMFLVVQYLT, encoded by the exons ATGGGGCGCCTGGAGACTTCAGACAAAGAGTCAGTGCACT tGGTAGAAAATGAGATTCAGGCAAGAATAGACAACATATTCAGCAACTTGGAACGTCTGGAAATCCTGTCCAGCAAAGAACCTCCCAACAAGAGGCAGAATGCCAAACT GCGAGTGGACCAGCTGAAATACGACGTTCAGCACCTGCAGACAGCCCTGAGGAACTTCCAGCACCGCCGGTACCTGCGGGAGCAGCAGGAGCGGCAGCgcgaggagctgctggcccGCACCTTCACCACCAAC GGCACTCACAAGAAGATCCTGGACGTTGCCAACATGCTGGGCCTGTCCAACACGGTGATGCGGCTGATCGAGAAGCGCGCCTTCCAGGACAAGTTCCTCATGCTGGGGGGGATGGCCGTGACCTGCCTCATCATGTTCCTCGTTGTGCAGTACCTGACATGA
- the GOSR2 gene encoding Golgi SNAP receptor complex member 2 isoform X1: protein MQVHEVQSYMGRLETSDKESVHLVENEIQARIDNIFSNLERLEILSSKEPPNKRQNAKLRVDQLKYDVQHLQTALRNFQHRRYLREQQERQREELLARTFTTNDSDTTIPIDETLQFNESLQSAHRGMDDLIGSGTNILQGLREQRVTLKGTHKKILDVANMLGLSNTVMRLIEKRAFQDKFLMLGGMAVTCLIMFLVVQYLT, encoded by the exons AT GCAGGTCCATGAGGTCCAGTCTTACATGGGGCGCCTGGAGACTTCAGACAAAGAGTCAGTGCACT tGGTAGAAAATGAGATTCAGGCAAGAATAGACAACATATTCAGCAACTTGGAACGTCTGGAAATCCTGTCCAGCAAAGAACCTCCCAACAAGAGGCAGAATGCCAAACT GCGAGTGGACCAGCTGAAATACGACGTTCAGCACCTGCAGACAGCCCTGAGGAACTTCCAGCACCGCCGGTACCTGCGGGAGCAGCAGGAGCGGCAGCgcgaggagctgctggcccGCACCTTCACCACCAAC GACTCTGACACCACCATCCCGATCGACGAAACCTTGCAGTTTAATGAATCCCTGCAGAGTGCCCACCGAGGCATGGATGATCTTATTGGCAGTGGCACCAACAtcctgcaggggctgagggAACAGAGAGTCACATTAAAG GGCACTCACAAGAAGATCCTGGACGTTGCCAACATGCTGGGCCTGTCCAACACGGTGATGCGGCTGATCGAGAAGCGCGCCTTCCAGGACAAGTTCCTCATGCTGGGGGGGATGGCCGTGACCTGCCTCATCATGTTCCTCGTTGTGCAGTACCTGACATGA